In a single window of the Halobacteriovorax sp. HLS genome:
- the rpsS gene encoding 30S ribosomal protein S19: protein MARSLKKGPFVDYHLLEKALKIMDEDNKSSKVIKTWSRRSTIVPEFIGLTFAVHNGKKFIPVYVTDNMIGHKLGEFALTRSYFGHGADKKKRK from the coding sequence ATGGCCCGTTCACTAAAAAAAGGACCTTTTGTTGATTATCACCTTCTTGAGAAAGCTCTCAAGATTATGGATGAGGATAACAAAAGCTCTAAAGTAATTAAAACTTGGTCAAGAAGATCAACAATTGTTCCAGAGTTTATCGGACTAACTTTTGCTGTACATAACGGTAAGAAGTTTATTCCAGTATACGTTACTGACAATATGATTGGACACAAGTTAGGGGAATTTGCATTAACAAGATCATACTTTGGTCACGGTGCAGATAAAAAGAAAAGAAAATAA
- the rplP gene encoding 50S ribosomal protein L16, translated as MLSPKRVKWRKQHKGRMKGAANRGNSITFGEFAIQATTCGYITNRQIEAARIAMTRKIKRGGNVWIKIFPDKSLTRKPAEVRMGKGKGSPDKWVAVIKPGRVLFEISHEDVELSKSALKLAMYKLPVKTRIIKREV; from the coding sequence ATGCTAAGTCCTAAAAGAGTAAAGTGGCGTAAGCAACATAAGGGTAGAATGAAGGGAGCAGCCAACCGTGGAAATAGTATCACGTTTGGGGAATTCGCTATACAAGCAACAACATGTGGGTATATAACAAACCGACAAATTGAAGCAGCCCGTATCGCCATGACTAGAAAGATTAAAAGAGGTGGTAATGTTTGGATTAAGATTTTTCCAGATAAGTCTCTTACAAGAAAGCCTGCGGAAGTTAGAATGGGGAAAGGTAAAGGTTCTCCAGATAAGTGGGTAGCTGTAATTAAGCCTGGTCGCGTTTTATTTGAAATTTCGCACGAGGATGTGGAGCTAAGTAAAAGTGCACTGAAGCTAGCAATGTATAAGCTTCCAGTTAAAACTAGAATTATTAAAAGAGAAGTTTAA
- the rpmC gene encoding 50S ribosomal protein L29 encodes MQKLNYSELSGMDNKQIDAKVKEIRTDLFNMRMQKAAAGLEKPHAVRIAKGNIARLLTVKNSKGK; translated from the coding sequence ATGCAAAAGTTAAATTATAGCGAATTAAGTGGAATGGACAATAAGCAAATTGACGCCAAAGTTAAAGAAATCAGAACTGATCTATTTAACATGAGAATGCAAAAAGCTGCAGCAGGACTTGAAAAACCTCATGCAGTAAGAATTGCTAAGGGAAATATTGCTCGTTTGTTAACAGTAAAAAATTCTAAAGGTAAGTAG
- the rpsQ gene encoding 30S ribosomal protein S17: MSVDQKKFKRKLEGVVISDKNEKTITVNVVRRFKHKTYNKFVSFSKRYHAHDESNSAKVGDKVMIIESRPHSKLKKWELLSVQK, translated from the coding sequence ATGAGTGTTGATCAAAAGAAATTTAAGAGAAAGTTGGAAGGTGTAGTAATTTCTGATAAGAACGAGAAGACTATTACTGTAAATGTAGTACGTCGTTTTAAGCACAAGACTTATAACAAGTTCGTATCTTTTAGTAAGAGATATCACGCTCATGACGAAAGCAATAGTGCAAAAGTTGGAGATAAGGTAATGATTATTGAATCAAGACCTCACTCGAAACTAAAAAAATGGGAACTTTTAAGCGTTCAGAAATAA
- the rplV gene encoding 50S ribosomal protein L22, with protein sequence MAITVKNRKVGIAPRKVRQVCDLVRNKKASEAIKILRFCEKKEIALMLTKLINSGLAIAADSDKYDIDNLVLTQIFTDEGPTLKRIQPRAQGRAFRVRKRSSHVTLELKEA encoded by the coding sequence ATGGCCATTACAGTTAAGAATCGCAAAGTAGGAATTGCTCCTAGAAAAGTAAGACAAGTGTGCGACTTAGTTAGAAATAAGAAAGCATCAGAAGCAATTAAAATCCTTCGTTTTTGCGAAAAGAAAGAAATTGCGCTTATGCTTACAAAACTAATCAATAGTGGTTTAGCTATTGCAGCTGATTCTGATAAGTATGACATTGATAACTTGGTTTTGACTCAAATCTTTACAGATGAAGGTCCAACTCTTAAAAGAATTCAACCACGAGCTCAGGGGCGTGCGTTTAGAGTTAGAAAGAGATCAAGTCACGTTACTTTAGAATTAAAAGAAGCATAG
- the rpsC gene encoding 30S ribosomal protein S3 codes for MGQKVHPYGFRLGYIKGWQSNWYAKDNYAQQLKEDLAIRAYVEKSMKNAAVAKTDISRTSDQVKVTVYTAKPGVAIGKKGAGIEKIRGDLKKLTKGTLIFNIAEVKRPDADSKLIAENIAAQLEKRVAFRRAMKKVMQSAFRAGVKGIRVRTAGRLGGAEMARSEGYSERKVPLHTLRADIDYATAEAHTTYGVIGVKVWVYKGEVYI; via the coding sequence ATGGGACAAAAAGTACATCCATATGGTTTTAGACTTGGTTACATTAAAGGTTGGCAATCTAACTGGTATGCAAAAGACAATTATGCACAACAGTTAAAAGAAGATCTTGCAATCAGAGCATACGTAGAAAAAAGCATGAAGAATGCAGCCGTAGCTAAAACTGATATTTCAAGAACGTCAGACCAGGTAAAAGTTACTGTTTATACAGCTAAGCCAGGTGTTGCAATTGGAAAAAAAGGTGCAGGGATTGAGAAAATAAGAGGAGACCTTAAGAAATTAACTAAGGGAACTTTAATTTTCAACATCGCTGAAGTAAAAAGACCAGACGCAGACTCTAAGTTAATTGCAGAAAATATTGCTGCACAATTAGAGAAACGTGTTGCTTTTAGAAGAGCTATGAAGAAGGTTATGCAATCTGCATTCAGAGCTGGAGTTAAAGGTATCAGAGTTAGAACTGCTGGTCGTCTTGGTGGAGCTGAAATGGCAAGATCTGAAGGGTATTCTGAAAGAAAAGTACCACTTCATACACTAAGAGCAGATATCGATTACGCAACAGCGGAAGCTCATACGACTTACGGTGTTATCGGTGTTAAAGTTTGGGTATATAAAGGTGAAGTTTATATCTAA